In the genome of Fulvivirga maritima, one region contains:
- a CDS encoding DHA2 family efflux MFS transporter permease subunit codes for MLEQQSTVEYGFRRVIITVTAITCALLEIIDTTIVNVALNDMRGNLGATLNDVGWVVTAYAIANVIMVPLTSWLSQQFGRRNYFAASIMIFTLTSFLCGNATNIWELVAFRFIQGLGGGALLVTSQTIITEAYPPEKRGMAQALYGMGVIVGPTLGPPLGGYLVDNYSWPYIFYINIPIGIIATMLTLNYVSSPNYGGKKKASEIDWLGIFLLVVAVGSLQYVLEKGQEHDWFAEPIIIVFTITGVLGFYLLIWRELTIENPVIELRVLKDKNLAVGTIFTFILGFGLYGSTFIIPLFTQSILGWTALDAGLLLVPSSLMTGFMMPIVGRLLQKGVPQKYLIAGGFTIFFLYSFWAHGILTPHTGTQDFFWLLMVRGVGLGLLFVPITTLALSTLQGKQIAEGAAFTGMVRQLGGSFGIALISTFISRSNFMYRADLIKNINPYDPLVQQRLEGFQQNFIGAGSTPDFALQQGYQMFEMSVMRQASLLSYMDVFLYIGLFFLVCAPVVLFVKSGKNKAVSTEGMH; via the coding sequence ATGCTTGAACAACAAAGTACGGTAGAGTACGGTTTCAGGCGAGTGATTATTACCGTCACCGCCATCACTTGTGCCCTTCTGGAGATCATAGATACTACCATAGTAAATGTGGCTCTGAATGACATGCGTGGAAACCTGGGTGCTACCTTAAATGACGTAGGCTGGGTGGTAACTGCTTACGCCATAGCCAACGTAATTATGGTGCCGCTTACCAGCTGGCTGTCGCAGCAGTTTGGTAGGAGAAATTATTTCGCTGCATCCATAATGATTTTTACACTTACTTCCTTTTTATGTGGTAATGCCACTAATATTTGGGAATTAGTAGCTTTTAGGTTTATACAAGGTCTGGGAGGTGGAGCTTTATTGGTGACTTCACAAACCATTATTACAGAGGCCTATCCTCCAGAAAAAAGAGGTATGGCTCAGGCGCTGTATGGCATGGGCGTGATAGTGGGACCTACCTTAGGGCCTCCACTAGGTGGTTACCTGGTTGATAATTATAGCTGGCCGTATATTTTCTATATTAACATTCCTATTGGAATTATAGCCACTATGCTTACGCTAAACTATGTTTCCAGCCCTAACTATGGTGGTAAAAAGAAAGCTTCTGAAATCGACTGGTTAGGTATTTTCTTACTGGTAGTGGCTGTTGGCTCTTTACAGTATGTATTGGAAAAGGGCCAGGAGCATGATTGGTTTGCCGAACCTATAATTATTGTGTTTACCATAACTGGTGTACTAGGCTTTTACTTGCTTATATGGCGGGAGCTTACTATTGAAAATCCTGTAATAGAGTTGCGGGTGCTCAAAGACAAGAACCTGGCCGTGGGAACCATATTTACCTTTATACTAGGCTTTGGTTTGTATGGTTCTACCTTTATAATCCCGCTTTTCACACAGTCTATCCTTGGGTGGACTGCGCTGGATGCTGGTCTTCTACTTGTGCCTAGTTCACTCATGACCGGCTTTATGATGCCTATTGTAGGCCGGCTATTACAGAAAGGGGTGCCACAGAAGTATCTGATTGCCGGTGGGTTTACCATTTTCTTTCTATACAGTTTTTGGGCGCATGGTATTTTAACTCCTCATACCGGAACTCAGGATTTTTTCTGGTTGCTGATGGTTAGGGGCGTAGGTCTGGGCTTACTCTTTGTGCCTATTACTACACTGGCACTGTCTACATTACAAGGTAAGCAGATTGCAGAAGGAGCTGCTTTTACCGGTATGGTAAGGCAGCTGGGAGGTTCTTTTGGTATCGCTCTTATAAGTACTTTTATAAGCAGAAGCAATTTTATGTATAGGGCCGACCTAATTAAAAACATTAACCCTTATGATCCTTTGGTGCAACAGCGCCTGGAAGGGTTTCAGCAAAATTTCATTGGAGCAGGTTCTACTCCAGATTTTGCATTACAGCAGGGGTATCAAATGTTTGAAATGAGTGTAATGAGACAGGCATCGCTTCTGAGCTATATGGATGTGTTTTTATATATAGGATTATTTTTCCTTGTATGTGCTCCGGTAGTGCTTTTTGTGAAGTCTGGTAAAAACAAGGCGGTTTCTACTGAAGGCATGCACTAA
- the gldB gene encoding gliding motility lipoprotein GldB, which translates to MFGVLLISSCSNNYDECVYQPDTSGIQVNLDFERLDSALLGVKSKDELRSFLNEYPIIREYFLRRTQYPDDSVMMDVLYRKFQNPHIDTLQQEINRVFGDLSTLKGELNSAFTNFKYYYPEAELPKVKFIATGLDNDMFISDSLIVVGLDYYLGDSAKYRPIGLYSYMLERYRPSYITPSIMLLYGISSKYNKTNTSDKTMLADMIGYGKSFYFAKHMMPCTPDSLLIWYSGKEINGSRENEDIVWAHFLENKLLYETDHLVKKKYIEERPKTYEIGEEAPGRIGTWLGWQVVRQYMDRNDEVTLQELMQNTDSKKIFNDSHYKPKR; encoded by the coding sequence ATTTTCGGTGTTTTACTTATTAGCTCGTGCTCTAACAATTATGATGAGTGTGTATATCAGCCAGATACCTCTGGCATACAGGTAAACCTTGACTTTGAAAGGCTAGACTCCGCACTGCTAGGAGTAAAATCAAAAGATGAGTTAAGATCCTTTCTTAATGAATATCCCATAATAAGAGAGTATTTCTTAAGGAGAACTCAATACCCTGATGACTCCGTGATGATGGATGTACTCTATAGAAAATTTCAAAATCCGCATATAGATACCCTACAGCAGGAGATAAATCGCGTATTCGGAGACCTCAGCACGCTCAAAGGTGAGCTAAATAGCGCCTTTACTAATTTTAAATATTACTATCCCGAAGCAGAGTTACCCAAGGTAAAATTCATTGCCACAGGTTTAGATAATGATATGTTTATTTCTGACTCGCTGATAGTGGTAGGCCTAGACTATTATTTAGGAGACAGTGCTAAATACAGGCCAATTGGCTTATATAGCTATATGTTGGAAAGGTACAGACCCAGCTACATCACTCCTTCTATTATGCTTCTTTATGGTATTTCGTCAAAGTACAATAAAACCAATACCAGCGATAAGACCATGCTGGCAGATATGATAGGCTATGGTAAGTCCTTTTACTTTGCCAAGCATATGATGCCTTGCACACCAGACAGCCTTTTAATCTGGTATTCAGGTAAAGAAATTAATGGATCAAGAGAGAATGAAGATATTGTTTGGGCTCATTTTCTTGAAAACAAGCTCTTGTATGAGACTGATCACCTTGTAAAGAAAAAATATATTGAAGAAAGGCCTAAAACCTATGAAATAGGAGAAGAAGCACCAGGAAGAATTGGCACTTGGCTGGGTTGGCAGGTAGTAAGGCAGTACATGGATCGTAATGATGAAGTAACCCTGCAGGAATTAATGCAAAACACTGATTCAAAAAAGATTTTCAACGATTCTCATTATAAACCTAAAAGATAA
- a CDS encoding HlyD family secretion protein, which yields MEKPEQNKKKGNKLFPIIFAGIVLVGLVYGVFKYIHSLHYEETEDAQLEADISPVIPKVSGYIDKIYIDDNQAVKKGDTLVILDAKDYQIRVEQAEASYENALANLEVVKSGATSSNANVSTSQANIATVQANIEAAKVDLWRATQDYNRYENLIKDHSITQQQFDDVKAAKESAERRLEVLERQKAVASRQTYANQTASQVSANNIGVAEANVKISKAQLDLAKLQLSYTILTAPINGIISQKHVEVGQLVQAGQSLFAIVEDDDIWVVANLKETQMEKIRPGQEVEISVDAVPGTTFKGKVESIAGATGAKFSLLPPDNATGNFVKVVQRIPVKIELEEGQENMDRLRAGMNVIAEIALD from the coding sequence ATGGAAAAGCCGGAACAAAATAAAAAGAAGGGTAACAAATTATTCCCTATTATTTTTGCCGGAATTGTGCTTGTAGGCCTTGTTTATGGAGTTTTCAAATACATCCATTCCCTACATTATGAAGAAACTGAAGATGCACAGCTAGAAGCTGACATTAGCCCGGTAATTCCTAAAGTTTCCGGCTATATAGATAAAATTTACATTGATGATAATCAGGCGGTGAAAAAGGGAGATACTCTGGTAATATTAGATGCTAAAGATTATCAAATAAGAGTAGAACAGGCTGAAGCGTCATATGAAAATGCCTTAGCTAATCTGGAAGTTGTAAAGTCTGGAGCTACCAGTTCTAATGCTAATGTAAGCACTTCGCAAGCCAATATAGCCACTGTACAAGCTAACATAGAAGCGGCTAAGGTAGATTTATGGAGAGCTACTCAAGATTATAACCGATATGAAAACCTGATCAAGGATCATTCAATCACACAGCAACAGTTTGATGATGTAAAAGCAGCTAAAGAATCTGCTGAGAGAAGGCTAGAGGTGCTCGAAAGACAAAAGGCTGTAGCATCTCGACAAACATATGCGAACCAAACAGCCAGTCAGGTTTCTGCTAATAACATAGGAGTGGCCGAAGCCAATGTGAAAATAAGTAAGGCTCAGTTAGATCTTGCTAAGCTGCAACTTTCATATACGATACTTACAGCACCGATAAATGGCATTATTTCACAAAAACATGTAGAGGTAGGTCAGTTGGTACAGGCTGGGCAGTCATTATTTGCCATAGTAGAAGATGATGATATCTGGGTAGTAGCTAACCTTAAGGAAACTCAAATGGAGAAGATTCGCCCAGGCCAGGAGGTAGAAATATCTGTAGATGCTGTGCCCGGAACTACTTTTAAAGGCAAGGTAGAATCTATAGCCGGAGCTACAGGAGCTAAGTTTTCATTACTTCCTCCTGATAATGCTACTGGTAACTTTGTGAAAGTGGTACAAAGAATACCTGTGAAAATAGAATTGGAAGAAGGACAGGAGAATATGGATAGGTTGAGAGCAGGTATGAACGTGATAGCCGAAATCGCTCTCGACTAA
- a CDS encoding uracil-DNA glycosylase family protein, which translates to MTYAEKILKYYDELNLPEDLPEGVEVLYPFAEEEVQRVTRLFYNQFFNDDHKRAFLIGINPGRFGGGATGIPFTDPIRLEEELGIENEFDKKSELSSRFIYQMINAVGGSELFYKHFYFTSVSPLGFVKDGRNLNYYDIPELQKAIEPYMVAEMRKQIDFGAHKIAFSLGKGKNISYLKYLNKKYELFEEIVPLPHPRWVMQYRLKRLDEFIDEYVQAFTPIIEKAN; encoded by the coding sequence ATGACCTACGCAGAAAAAATCTTAAAGTATTATGATGAGCTCAATTTGCCAGAAGATTTACCTGAAGGGGTAGAGGTGCTTTATCCTTTTGCTGAGGAGGAGGTGCAGCGAGTTACTCGTCTTTTTTATAATCAGTTTTTTAATGATGATCATAAAAGGGCTTTTCTCATAGGTATTAATCCTGGGCGTTTTGGGGGCGGAGCCACGGGCATTCCTTTTACTGATCCTATTCGCTTAGAAGAAGAATTAGGCATTGAAAATGAATTTGATAAAAAATCAGAATTGTCTTCCCGCTTTATTTATCAAATGATTAATGCAGTTGGCGGAAGTGAATTATTTTACAAACATTTCTACTTCACATCAGTGTCTCCATTGGGTTTTGTGAAAGATGGAAGAAACCTCAATTACTATGATATCCCTGAACTGCAAAAGGCTATTGAGCCTTATATGGTGGCAGAAATGAGAAAGCAGATAGATTTTGGAGCGCATAAAATAGCCTTTAGCCTGGGTAAGGGAAAAAACATCAGCTATCTCAAATACCTGAATAAGAAATATGAGCTTTTTGAAGAGATAGTGCCACTGCCGCATCCGCGCTGGGTAATGCAATACCGCCTCAAAAGGCTCGATGAGTTTATAGATGAATATGTGCAGGCATTTACACCTATAATAGAGAAGGCCAATTAA
- the tnpA gene encoding IS200/IS605 family transposase translates to MENYRKGSHTLFDLKYHIVWVTKYRKQVLVGAVAERSRELIREICKSNEVEIVKGHVSQDHIHLFVSVPPKLSISKLMQYIKGKTSHKLLFEFKHLQRQFWGKHIWARGYFAVTSGNVTDEIIMQYIENQDIEDKDDNFKIS, encoded by the coding sequence ATGGAAAACTACAGAAAAGGGTCTCACACCTTGTTTGATTTGAAATATCATATAGTTTGGGTAACGAAATATCGCAAGCAAGTTTTGGTAGGAGCAGTGGCAGAGCGAAGTAGAGAGTTGATACGAGAGATTTGTAAATCGAATGAAGTAGAAATAGTAAAAGGTCATGTGTCACAGGACCATATACATTTGTTTGTATCCGTACCTCCCAAACTGTCAATAAGTAAGCTCATGCAATATATAAAAGGGAAAACCTCACATAAGTTACTATTTGAGTTTAAGCATTTACAGCGACAGTTTTGGGGTAAGCACATTTGGGCGCGAGGCTATTTTGCAGTAACAAGTGGGAATGTGACAGATGAAATAATAATGCAGTATATAGAGAATCAGGATATTGAAGATAAAGACGATAATTTTAAAATTAGCTAG
- a CDS encoding TetR/AcrR family transcriptional regulator: MSKDRILEAADKLFLEKGFDATSVRELANEAGVNVAMISYYFGSKENLLEEMIARRVFYTREKIGEYKKMNKTPIEMLYALIELFVDRILSHKKFNLMLHRELSLSQRHDLHERILDVLEVNWNEMKGVIVDGQNKGVFKQEADVEMVIMTMFGLINQCTQGKITQKLLIRGKEEEDIKPRLKRHLKSILSSYLLEK; encoded by the coding sequence ATGTCAAAAGATAGAATATTAGAAGCTGCTGATAAGCTGTTCTTAGAAAAGGGCTTTGATGCTACTTCTGTAAGAGAGCTGGCGAATGAGGCAGGTGTTAATGTAGCCATGATCTCTTACTATTTCGGGTCTAAAGAAAATCTGCTGGAAGAGATGATTGCCAGAAGAGTATTCTACACTCGCGAAAAAATAGGTGAGTATAAAAAAATGAATAAGACTCCGATTGAGATGCTCTATGCGCTTATTGAGCTATTCGTAGACAGAATACTTTCCCATAAGAAGTTTAATCTCATGCTACACAGGGAGCTGAGTCTTAGCCAGAGGCATGATTTGCATGAGCGGATTCTGGATGTGCTGGAAGTAAACTGGAATGAGATGAAGGGAGTGATAGTAGATGGTCAGAACAAAGGAGTATTTAAACAAGAGGCAGATGTGGAAATGGTAATCATGACCATGTTTGGGCTTATAAATCAGTGCACGCAAGGGAAAATCACACAAAAATTACTCATCCGAGGTAAGGAAGAGGAGGATATAAAACCACGTTTGAAACGACATTTAAAAAGTATTTTAAGTAGTTATCTTTTAGAAAAGTAG
- a CDS encoding type III pantothenate kinase, protein MFLSVDIGNTNVVFGLHNGTEWTRVWRIATKDEAQELLAHSLDKHLDGVTVNEVAISSVVPFFTHVIKRKLSDKLKITPYLIGPDSYDALPIEVLHPDNIGSDLVADALAAYEKYHEDCMVVDFGTALTFTIVADKKIKGVNIAPGLKTAMKALATSAVRLNEIPLELPESVIGFDTTSAIQSGILWGYVGLVEKMIERIEKELNTKLKIIATGGLSKVLEPLQDQFDAIEPHTTLEGVRLIYLANKN, encoded by the coding sequence ATGTTTTTATCAGTAGATATAGGAAATACCAATGTAGTTTTCGGTCTTCATAATGGCACCGAATGGACTCGAGTATGGCGCATAGCCACTAAAGATGAGGCACAAGAGCTGCTGGCTCACTCTCTGGATAAACATCTGGATGGTGTAACGGTGAACGAAGTAGCCATAAGCAGTGTGGTGCCGTTTTTCACTCATGTAATTAAAAGAAAGCTTAGTGATAAGCTTAAAATAACGCCATATTTAATTGGCCCCGATAGTTATGATGCACTGCCAATTGAAGTACTGCATCCTGATAATATTGGTAGTGATTTGGTAGCTGATGCCTTGGCCGCTTATGAAAAATACCATGAAGATTGTATGGTAGTAGATTTTGGTACGGCGCTCACCTTTACCATTGTAGCTGATAAAAAAATAAAAGGCGTAAACATAGCTCCAGGATTAAAAACTGCTATGAAAGCTTTAGCTACCAGTGCTGTACGACTTAACGAAATACCACTAGAACTACCCGAATCTGTAATAGGATTTGATACCACCTCAGCCATTCAGTCTGGTATATTGTGGGGTTATGTAGGGCTGGTAGAGAAAATGATTGAAAGAATAGAAAAGGAGCTCAACACCAAATTGAAAATCATTGCTACAGGTGGTCTTTCCAAAGTTTTAGAACCGCTGCAAGATCAGTTTGATGCCATAGAACCTCATACCACTTTAGAAGGTGTTAGGCTAATATACCTGGCCAACAAAAATTAA
- a CDS encoding alpha/beta hydrolase codes for MKFLKWMVAIILLLVAIYFTGPKVEPPELNRELPEVSHYLYQLEADIEAKEEAVGNVKPDNEARIVWYDSAYQKTPYSLVYLHGFSASQKEGFPLHEEIAKRYGMNLYLARLHSHGVDAKEPMLDLTTENYVNSAKEAIAIGEQLGEKTILFATSTGGTLSLYLAGGDENIAGLILFSPNIKVYQPEAFILNKHWGLQIARIVQGSDYIEWEISPERKPYWQNKYRIEAVTQLQELLDVTMTDETFAQVTQPTFLGYYYKNDSLQDHTVSVEAELKMFDKLGTPDALKRKVAFPEAGHHVIGSSLTSEDLPSVRKETYQFIEEILKLKPVPVKEKSDSVTTVEPVLNPA; via the coding sequence ATGAAATTCCTAAAATGGATGGTAGCCATTATCTTATTGCTAGTGGCTATTTACTTCACCGGGCCCAAAGTAGAACCCCCCGAGCTCAACCGAGAATTACCAGAAGTAAGTCATTATTTATACCAGCTAGAAGCTGATATAGAAGCAAAAGAAGAGGCTGTAGGTAATGTAAAGCCTGATAATGAAGCTCGAATAGTATGGTATGATTCTGCGTACCAAAAAACACCTTACAGTCTGGTTTATCTTCATGGATTTTCTGCCAGCCAAAAGGAAGGCTTTCCTTTACATGAAGAAATAGCTAAACGCTATGGCATGAACCTTTATCTGGCCAGGCTGCATTCTCATGGCGTAGATGCAAAAGAACCTATGCTGGATTTAACCACAGAAAACTATGTTAATTCAGCAAAAGAAGCGATAGCTATTGGTGAACAACTTGGAGAAAAAACCATTCTTTTTGCTACCTCCACAGGAGGCACTCTTTCTTTATACCTAGCAGGTGGAGATGAAAATATTGCCGGACTCATTCTGTTTTCACCTAACATCAAAGTTTATCAGCCAGAAGCTTTTATTTTGAATAAACACTGGGGCTTACAAATAGCGCGTATAGTACAAGGCAGTGATTACATAGAATGGGAAATATCTCCTGAAAGAAAACCCTATTGGCAAAATAAATACAGAATAGAGGCAGTTACGCAACTTCAAGAATTGCTTGATGTAACCATGACTGACGAAACTTTTGCGCAAGTAACTCAACCCACATTTTTAGGCTATTATTATAAAAACGATTCTCTTCAAGATCATACCGTTTCAGTAGAAGCAGAGTTAAAAATGTTTGATAAGCTAGGGACACCCGATGCTCTTAAAAGAAAAGTGGCCTTTCCTGAAGCAGGACACCATGTAATAGGCTCCTCACTCACCTCAGAAGATTTACCCTCAGTGAGGAAAGAGACTTACCAGTTTATAGAAGAAATACTGAAACTTAAGCCTGTGCCTGTAAAGGAGAAATCAGATAGCGTAACTACTGTGGAGCCTGTTCTTAATCCTGCTTAA
- a CDS encoding outer membrane beta-barrel protein, with protein sequence MRKKLLILLFFFISYGSYAQVELGFKFTPTISSSRLNSDSDDFNYSSDGVGIRFAAGPFADFAFRENYYFSTGVFLVSNRSAFEITDKNNTVRYKEEYGVQYIQIPVAIKLYTNEIALDKRIYFQVGTTMEFNVKEKEKEEEYFVVENFRFFNVTLWEWEKIPRL encoded by the coding sequence ATGAGAAAAAAACTGCTGATTCTACTATTTTTCTTCATTTCCTATGGGTCATATGCTCAGGTGGAACTAGGTTTCAAATTTACTCCTACTATCTCTAGTTCGAGGTTAAATTCTGACTCTGATGACTTTAATTATAGTAGTGACGGGGTAGGGATAAGGTTTGCCGCGGGGCCTTTTGCTGATTTTGCTTTTAGAGAAAATTACTATTTCAGCACAGGGGTATTTTTGGTTTCTAACCGATCAGCCTTTGAGATTACTGATAAAAATAATACCGTTAGATACAAAGAGGAATATGGCGTGCAGTACATACAAATACCGGTGGCCATAAAGCTATACACAAATGAAATAGCCTTGGACAAGCGCATTTATTTTCAGGTAGGTACTACTATGGAGTTTAATGTGAAAGAAAAGGAAAAGGAGGAGGAATACTTTGTAGTAGAGAACTTCAGATTCTTTAATGTCACACTCTGGGAATGGGAGAAAATCCCTCGCCTTTAG
- a CDS encoding HTTM domain-containing protein has product MKEKLFRPVDNSPLVIFRVIFGLLLTAEAWGAIMTGWVKKAFITPKITFPFIDFSWLHPLPGDGMYYYYIIMGVAGVLVMLGLYYRVAMITYALMWAGVYFMQKTNYNNHYYLMVLLCFLMSTVPAHKYLSLDVKRKPSLKSLSCPQWCIWAFAFQMTLVYVFAAFAKMYPGWMEAETVGILFTNKSHYWLIGPLLAQKWFQVAVSHMGLVFDLFVGPGLLWKKTRKYAFMAAVFFHLFNSAVFQVGVFPYVGIAISIFFFDPETIRRIFLKRKPPLELNEETINSYKSNYLEGRKKLVTTLFVGYFICQVLLPLRHWLFTGDVNWTEEGHRISWRMMLRIKYGTIMFHIKDPATGETWKVRPTEYLTPKQAGKVASHPDMCWQFVQILKKEYADKGFPDVEIYARGNVRLNRGDFHPLYDPEYNLAKAEWHHFKHAEWLLPFKQD; this is encoded by the coding sequence ATGAAAGAAAAACTGTTCAGGCCTGTTGATAACTCACCACTGGTTATTTTCAGGGTCATTTTTGGTTTGCTCCTTACAGCAGAAGCGTGGGGCGCTATTATGACTGGTTGGGTTAAAAAGGCCTTTATTACTCCTAAGATCACATTCCCTTTTATTGATTTTTCATGGCTTCATCCGCTTCCGGGAGATGGTATGTATTATTACTATATCATTATGGGAGTGGCCGGTGTGCTGGTTATGCTGGGGTTATACTATCGTGTAGCTATGATCACTTATGCCCTAATGTGGGCCGGAGTGTATTTTATGCAGAAGACTAATTATAACAACCATTATTACCTGATGGTATTGTTATGTTTCTTGATGAGCACTGTGCCAGCGCATAAATATCTTTCTCTTGATGTAAAACGAAAACCTTCTCTGAAAAGCCTTAGCTGTCCGCAGTGGTGCATATGGGCCTTTGCTTTTCAAATGACCTTGGTATATGTTTTTGCCGCTTTCGCGAAAATGTACCCGGGTTGGATGGAGGCCGAAACGGTAGGCATTTTATTTACTAATAAATCACATTATTGGTTAATAGGCCCTTTGTTAGCACAAAAGTGGTTTCAGGTGGCGGTTTCTCACATGGGTCTGGTGTTTGACTTATTCGTTGGTCCCGGATTACTTTGGAAGAAAACTCGCAAGTACGCATTTATGGCCGCAGTATTTTTTCATTTATTTAATTCAGCGGTATTTCAAGTGGGTGTATTTCCTTATGTGGGCATTGCTATTAGCATCTTTTTCTTTGATCCGGAAACGATCAGAAGGATTTTTCTTAAGAGAAAACCTCCTTTGGAACTCAATGAGGAAACTATAAACTCATATAAGTCTAATTATTTAGAAGGTAGGAAAAAGCTAGTGACCACCTTATTTGTTGGTTATTTCATCTGTCAGGTGCTATTGCCACTCCGGCATTGGTTATTTACAGGAGATGTAAACTGGACAGAAGAAGGCCATAGAATTTCATGGCGTATGATGCTCCGCATTAAATATGGCACTATCATGTTTCATATTAAAGATCCGGCTACAGGAGAAACATGGAAAGTACGACCTACCGAATACCTTACGCCCAAGCAGGCGGGCAAAGTGGCCTCTCACCCTGATATGTGCTGGCAGTTTGTTCAAATCCTAAAAAAGGAATACGCAGATAAGGGCTTTCCTGATGTAGAAATTTATGCCAGGGGCAATGTAAGGCTCAATCGAGGAGATTTTCATCCGTTGTATGACCCTGAATATAATTTGGCTAAAGCCGAATGGCACCATTTTAAACATGCCGAATGGCTCTTGCCTTTTAAGCAGGATTAA
- a CDS encoding TolC family protein encodes MKKSCLIALMGFLTFTLYAQDEQHLNLKQAVELGLENSKSLKIAYASVKEAEAQYSESKMDQYPELSISGAHMRVNTPTIETHLGGEGQGEGATATPDVSSLTYGMADLTQPLFSGFRLRNAVKMSDYLKKASELDAENEKEEVVFNVISAYYSFYKLLSTQKLVQESLHEAEERVRLFTSLEANGVITRNDLLKAQLQQSNMELNLLEVNNNIDVANYNLGILLGLPDATVIKIDTTEISKLSANSVNEISYYMEQAGGQRNDLEASKNRELAATNSIKIAKGSYYPSLALTAGYVDAHIPNVATITNAVNVGLGLQYNLSNLYKGRHQVQEAQARADQASIMADMQWDNVRREIYRDYANYQNELKKLQTLEVASSQATENYRITNNSYENSVALLTDVLEAQVQQLQAQVNETHAKADATISYYQLAKDSGILSEEFNIEK; translated from the coding sequence ATGAAAAAAAGTTGTTTGATAGCCTTGATGGGCTTTTTAACTTTTACTCTGTATGCTCAGGATGAGCAGCATTTGAATTTGAAACAAGCCGTGGAGCTCGGCTTGGAAAACAGTAAGTCGCTCAAAATAGCTTATGCCTCAGTAAAAGAAGCTGAGGCTCAATATTCAGAGAGTAAAATGGATCAGTATCCTGAATTGAGTATTTCAGGAGCACACATGCGGGTAAACACACCTACTATTGAAACACATTTAGGTGGAGAGGGTCAAGGTGAGGGAGCTACCGCTACGCCAGATGTATCATCGCTGACTTATGGAATGGCAGATCTTACCCAGCCATTATTTAGTGGGTTTAGGCTTCGCAATGCCGTAAAAATGTCTGATTACCTAAAAAAGGCCTCTGAGCTAGATGCTGAAAACGAGAAAGAAGAAGTAGTATTTAATGTGATTAGCGCATATTATAGCTTTTATAAACTACTATCTACTCAGAAACTAGTGCAAGAAAGTTTGCACGAGGCCGAAGAAAGAGTCAGGCTTTTTACCAGCTTGGAAGCCAATGGTGTAATTACTCGCAATGATTTACTTAAAGCACAACTGCAGCAAAGTAACATGGAGCTTAACCTGCTGGAAGTAAATAATAACATTGATGTGGCTAACTATAATTTGGGTATACTTTTAGGGTTGCCAGATGCCACGGTTATAAAAATTGATACCACCGAGATTTCTAAATTAAGTGCCAATTCAGTAAATGAAATCAGCTACTATATGGAGCAGGCTGGTGGCCAAAGAAATGACCTCGAGGCGAGTAAGAATAGAGAGCTTGCCGCTACAAACAGTATTAAAATAGCCAAAGGTTCTTATTATCCTTCATTAGCACTTACTGCTGGGTATGTAGATGCTCATATTCCTAATGTAGCTACTATTACTAATGCTGTAAACGTAGGTCTGGGGCTGCAGTATAACCTTTCAAACTTATATAAAGGTCGCCATCAGGTGCAAGAGGCTCAGGCTCGGGCAGATCAGGCTTCTATTATGGCTGACATGCAGTGGGATAATGTGAGACGCGAGATTTATAGAGATTATGCTAATTATCAAAACGAGCTTAAGAAGCTGCAGACATTAGAAGTAGCCAGCAGTCAGGCTACAGAAAACTACAGGATTACCAATAACAGCTATGAAAATAGTGTAGCTCTGCTTACCGATGTGCTGGAAGCACAAGTGCAGCAGCTTCAGGCTCAAGTCAATGAAACGCACGCTAAAGCTGATGCTACCATCAGTTATTATCAGCTGGCCAAAGACTCAGGAATTTTAAGTGAAGAATTTAATATAGAAAAATAA